The stretch of DNA CAAATGATATCACAATCGTTAATTGACTTTTGCCGCCAGTACATCCAGAGCCTGAACAATGTGCAATCCTCATCGTGGTTCTCGTCGCTCTCAAATATTGTGGGCAACATGTTTGTCTCGGACGAGGGATGTGAGCGAGTGCAGCAGATCAAGGCCAACAatggtctgctgctggccctctACGAGGCTGTGCATCTTAACCGGAACTTCATCACAACACTGGCCCACACCCAGGCCGAGTCCAGTGCGCCGCCCTCGCCCAGCAACACCTTGAGTCTTGCTCAGCCAGTGCCTGATTTGTCTAATGCCCCGATCATCGACATAACGCAGTATCCAACGAATCTGCTGGTGGCAGTCTTTCAGTATTGCTCCATTGTGATGCAGGACAACAAGAACGAGTCGAGCATAGCCAATCTGAAGCTGTGTTTCCTGATACTCACCTGCATTTCGGAGGATCAGTACGCCAACTCAATGATGCACGACAGTAATCTCACCTTTAAGGTGATGCTGCATCGGGCCCAAATGCGACACCGCAAGCTGAATGTGGATCGTGTGGGCAAGTCGCAGCCCCTGGCTGCCACCCTGCTGGACCTATTGGTGGAGTTCATTGTGTCGCATTTGATGAAGAAGTTTCCCATGGAACTGTATCTGTTGTGCATTGGTGTGATTCATCGCATTCTGTGCTATCAGAAGCGTTGTCGTGTCCGCCTCAATTATCCCTGGAAGGAGCTGTGGTCGGCGTTGATTGGCCTGCTACGTTTCCTGGTCAATCAGGAACAGACGCTCGTGAAGAAGTGCAACATATTCCACTTGTCGCTGCAGGTGGTGAACATTTTTAACCTGTTTATTACCTACGGCGATACATTCTTGGCCACCACAAACAGCTATGACGAGCTCTACTATGAACTGAATCGCGAGGAGAAGGTCTTTACGGAGATTCATGCGATGGGTAAGCTTAGAGACTTTCGATTCCTTAATTGTGATTACTAATTTCTATTTCGTTTCAGTTTTGCGTTACACAACAATGGGCGAGTGCGAATATAAAGACGATGTCATCAAGCTACTTAATTCTCTGGTCAACATCTTGGCCATAGTGAAGCACTTTCAGAACAAGATAAAGGAGTGGCTGGCCGAGCAGGGACTATCAACGCCCACGGAGGAGCAGATACTCGATGTGGTGCGCAAGAACTATGACCTCACGCTGAAGCTGCAGGATTCTCTGGATCAATATGAGCGCTATGCAGAGACGCCGTTGCACACCAACTTCTTCAAGTTGATGGTGCGTGATGTGGTAAACGATACACGGAAACACATATACGGCTATGTGAAGGAGGCAGTGTCCGTAATACCCGAGCAGGAGGTGCTCCTAACTACAATGACCAGCTCGGCGGCAACACCAACTACCCCAGCAACACCAGCCACACCAGCAACACcatcaacaccaacagcaCTAACAGCAGCGCCTGCCACGTAGGAAATCGACGGGGAATCGTTGCTGACAGACTGACAACAGACTGTTTAATTGTTTCCTTCGTTTAGTtatgtaattgtaattttattgttcAAATCTCTAGAAGCATAAACTGGATGTTATCTATAAGATTGGAAGTGATATTGCGAGTCTTTGTTAGCTTTTATTGTGGAGCATTGCACTTATCCCTAAAGATATAGTAAATACATTATATTCTGTGCAAGTTTTTTACATACAACgtatacaacaaaataaatcattcAAAAATTGGCTACCATAATCCGGTTAATTTTTGACCATTTGAATGATGTAACCGTGCAGATCGGCTGCTGATAGTGGAGATATCGGTCAAACACGGCTAAGTCAGCAATGGAGAGAAttcaactaaaaaaaaacacttaatTTTATGAGATTTCATTTctaattgtttttcttttatttattcccAAGCTttccacgtgtgtgtgtgtatataatctttaatacaaaaatgtgtataaatatttgtatattatatgttttgttgttctggTTATACAGGCGTGTGTGTATACGTTCTAAGGATATATCTACgatttataaatgtatatggTATATGTTTGTATGGGTATAACTGCTGCATGCAATGTTTGCACACAATTaacaatttgaatgcattATAAATGGGGGTCGTGGGTCGAAACAATGTCAAATACATCAtcaaaaaatgcattaaaattatgtaaatttataaaatacatAGTAATAAATCGCTTTAAAATATACAATCAAAATTAACTTCTAGTCGCTTTATACAGATATTTATCATTTGCATTCGATTGTGTTCGTGCTCGTATGTATTTCTAGCTCGATATTATTGTAGTATTTAGTtcaaaggcagagccaaacGATCACTTAAAGGCACAATTAACAGacaatattaaattaaatgaattattttataAGCAATGTCCCCCTCAAGTTTCAGTTTCCTCCTAGCCCTGGAATCGTGGCCTAAACCTACTGTtagtatttatgtatctatTTACAATTGCGTTCGAGGGTGTGTTTTTGCTAAGTTGGTGTTCTGGTATGGATGAGTGGTTATGCTATGAAACTTAATGCAGCCCGAAGGCCGTAGCCGATTAGAAGTGATCCACCTTGACGGAGACCGtgtgggcagcagcattgcTGGGCAGATCAATGTTGTCCCACTCGGTGTGCAGGTTCTTCTCGCTGTCGGTCGCCTTCAGGGCCAGGCCCAGAGATGCTGTGCGTCCGGCACAGTGCGGTATATTGAGTGTAACCGGAACCATAAACTCAAGGCCCTGCGGCCCGCACATCACAAGGGGTGATAGCATCGTCTCACCTGCGCATTTcggaaaataataaatttgttaattatcGATCTGATAAGTTATGACATAGTTATgtatagtgtgtgtgtgtgtgtgtgtgtgtgtaattggTATTGTATTTGATATTGCGTGTAAGTGTAAGTAAGTGAAGGCATAGACACATCAACACTCAATTCGTGGTAGAAAGATCTGTGGCAAGAGATACTATTTCAGTGCAATTATCAAGGGAGAAggcagaaaaagaagaaattataattgaaattgaaataacTTTAGTGTGGAAACATCtacttaaatatgtacaactgtgttaataaatatgtaatgtGAAAGTTACATGCAAGCAAGTTGTTATTACCAATTAGTATTATTTTGAGGACTACAAACTATGGATTAAAGACTAACTACATTAAATATCCATTAAAATCACCATCCACCATAGAGAAAATTAAGCTTATCAAAAGATCAAATGTATATACAACGAATAAAAATCACAAATATGCTGCATTCAAAATGTTCGCAATCAAAACTCAAAGAGAGAAGACACGTGTGGATTTTGGATTGCTTTAGTGGGTAGGTAGGTGGTTGTGGTAGTGGTtttggtggttgtggtggtggatGCATACAGTACGTAGGAGTAGAGTGTGTGTTAGACCAACCATTTTCCATGTCCAGCGGAGGTCCGCCGACGGCCTGTCCCAATCGCGGATCGCTCACTGTAAAGTAGATCTCCTGGCGCACTCCAGCGGGAATGGCTCCGGGCGGGATCTGCAGTGAGACATGCCACACCTTGTCGGCCAGGGTGCCACCATTGGAATCAAAGAATCCCCGCATGGTGCTCGGCTCTCGGGGCATACTGGGAAAGGGTCCGTTCGTGgacgaggcagcagctggggcGGATGTGGGCACGGGTCCGGCTATCGGCAgggacatgctgctgctgaagggaGTGCTCGTGGCATTCGGCGGGCCAACGGGCAGGCTGGCCTGCGAGGTGTACTGGGTCTCGATGGAGGTGCAGCTGTCCCCAATGGGAGAGCTGGGCGGAGGCGCTGTGCGCTTCAGTATATTCGAAATGTGGAAGGGAGCACGACCCGAGCGAGGTGTCAACGGATGGTTGGGAGCTGGTGGCGGGGCCAGGGCTGATACCGTGTCGGTCGCCTCGAACACATCATCGGACACATTCTGGGTCTCGTTCGCCAGCATGCCCTCATTGTGCTGGTTATGCTCAATGGCTGTCGCCTCCTCTGTGGCTTCCGCGGAGCTCTCTgcttcggcttcagcttcggcTTCGACTCCTGACGATTCCTTttcatcctcctcgtcctggTCATGCTCTTCGATCTCATCTTCCACGAGTGGGGCTCTTGCTGCTGGGTTCTCTATGACCGTGTCCGAGGACTTTTGCAAGTCCGAACGACTCAGAGTCGAGTCCTCTGTGTGCTCCTCCGGCTGTGCATTGATCTCCACCTGCACCTGCTCCGTCTTGCCCTCCTTCTTCTCATCGGTCTCATTCTCGCGCGATTGCAGGATGCTCTCCTCGCGCGACTCATAGATGGGTGCCGGTCTGCCCACGTCTCTTTTGGACACATAAATGGGCTCTGCCATGCTGTCGAGGGCCTCGCGACGCGTCTGATAGATCTGATCCCTCAGCTGAGTGCGCGTCTTCAGGGCGCTCTCCTTGGCCTCCCGACGGCTCTGGTAAATGCTCTCCGAATTGGATCGCTCCGAGCGATCGTCCCGCTccgactggctgctgctctgtggacTGAACTCTCGCTCCATGTCCCGCTTTCCCTGACTGATGCGCTCCTGCATCTCCCGCTTCGACTGGTACAGATGATTGCGCTGCATTTCGCGCTGCATCTCGCGGCGGGACTGGTAGAGCGGCTCCTCCTCGGTCTGCTCGTTGGCTGCACCCGGATAAAACCGTCTGCGGGTCATCACCTCAGAGTTGGGCGCTCGCCTCTGGTCGGGCATCATGTAGGCTCCTTGTCGTGTCTGATAAATGTCTTGTGGATCCTGCTCGTAGCCTGTATTGACCATGGGTCGCCTGTTGGGCGGCTGGTTACCTCCTCGATCCGCTGTGGTGGTGCTGTGGCGACGCACAATCCTTCGGCCTCCGTTTCTGCCTcccgccgctgcagctgccgcagcctcCGCCTGCCTGCGCTCGAGATCGATGCACGCTCTATTCGCATACAGATCGTACTGATCGTACCCATAGCCATTATCCTGTGGATGTGGCATGCGCTGCCCTGTCCCTCCAATATTCCCATAGATATCCTCACTCTCCAGATTCTGATAGGTGCTGTTCAtcatctcctgctgctgctgctgctgcggtggatAGTGCCCCGCGTAATAAGGATCCTGATGGTGAGGTGGCATCATGCCACGACGTGATTGCTCCTCGAACCCAGCCGGATAGGTGGGGAATTCATCTGGATAGTAGGGCCTCTGTACACCCCTCTCCAGCATCGATTGCTGTCGCCGCAATCCCTTGGGCTTCCGTTCTGGCTCCACCATGCTGTTCATTCTCCTCAGTGGCCGCGTGGTCTTCAGCAGGGCATTCTTCAGTGCCGCTAAAGGACTCTTTAGCACGGatttcttcttcttgtgcGGCGGCAATGGCGGCGGTGCCATGGGCATCTCCATGCCATGATCATCGTAATACTGCTGTTGCGGAGGATACTGCTGGGAatggggatgctgctgctgctgctgtcggggCTGACTGTGGCCTCTGCTCGTTCCATAGTGGCTATAATAGTTGGGATCTTGGGCATGTGGTGGCCTCTCATGGGGATAGCGTGGCGCTGATCGGGATCTTTGCATGGAATGACCACCCACCGACTGTGGGTGCGGTGCTGGCGGCGGCATGGCATAGTAATCATCGTATCGCTCATCGTACGGCTCCATTTCGCTAAAGGTAttttttatatgattttttttgttggttagcagtgttttttttttttttttttttggtaaggAGGAGTTTGGATAAAAGAGCTCAAATGGAATTGAAAGAATCAAGGAATCGAAGGAAGATCGATTAACAGACATTGGGGAACAGACTTTAATAATCCTAGAACATTGCTGTCTGCTGTTAAACGCGTTTAATTCCTGCAAAAAGTTTCGCCAAAAGACACACAAGCGCATATTTTTGATACATTTTGTACATCTATGTGAATAGATCCTTAGAATCGTTATAATACAAGTTTATACTTTGCAAATTAACCAAAACTGTAGATAATAAAAGGAATACCAGTAACCAATTGTAATTCAAACGTTTAAGTTTAagtaaatttgtttgttagttaagtttttttttgtttgtaacccAAACACCGCAGTTAAAATCAACGTTCAGATACCCGTAGAAACGTATTGAGAGTAGACATACGAGTACTATATTCAAAGAAAAACATCAGCTAAAAAGCATGatccataaagtatataataGATAAATTCCAGATCAAGTTTTGAGAGTAGAGAAATATTTGGATACGAATAACTGTAAGAAGTTAAcccgaaaaatgttttattttcgtttgaatttgttttttttttggcgtgaagcgctttcaatttgttttcttaaTTGTTTGGAAATTTTGTTAAGCTTTTTGTGGTTGGTTTggttaattaataattttggTTATtgcaaaatacaataattattttggatttttgtacGATGTAATATATGCGATTGTTGTGCGTTTTTTGGtgtgaaatttttgttttgcatcgAATATCGTATGTGAATGACCAGCAACCGcatgaaatatgaaatatattggCAGAATGATTGTTTGACTGATTGATTCGACTGattggctgactgactgacagattgactgattgtttgtttgttgtaaattacaaaaatggcatataacaaaaatataaaacatttttcgttAACACAAATGTTGAAAATTGAAGCAGGatttcaaaaaagagagagaaatttgttctgtatgtttttgtgtgtgtggttttttagGGTGTTGATTTGGTGGACCTTCTCAAAGAATGTTTGTTTGGGTTGTTGGGGATATCAGAGGGGATGGGCAATGACTAGTAGATGCTCTCTCCACTCACCTCATATTGTGATGGTGCCCTGCGGTGGCGCCGATTTGCGGCTTACGATACAGCTCAAAGGCGGAACCACGCTGCTCCCGACTTCCGGCCAGATCCAGGGCATGTCGTTCGGGTGTGTGCGGTGGCAGGTTTCCTGTagattacataaatatacatatttaaatgtgcaCAATTGGAGCATTGCTGTAAGCTCACCTATGGGCGGTGGCATGCCACGATGTGGTGCTATGTACGGGCCCGTTCCGCTGCCTCCATTGTAATGATGACTGTTCCCATTATAGCCATTGGCCGGCGGATACGGCTGCGGTGGTGGCGCCTGCCCGTagttgccattgctgccgccataggtgggctgctgctgtgcctgctgctgctgctgctgttgcatgtgtCCATTGCTGGGCGAGCCCGGTGTCGCCTGCTGTCCATAATGGTGGTGCGATGGTGTTGGCGGATAGTAGAAGCCATTGGGGGAACGTGGCGAACCAGAGTCCTGGAATGCAATCAAAACATTAGCCAAACAATCAGAGGAGCCTCAGCCTTCAGTTTTACTTACGCCGTTCTCCCAGGGTGTggtgccaccgctgccactgctgccaccgctCTGCACGGGCGGACGATAGTTCTTCGGCTTTGGTGGCGGCACTGGCTTGAAGGGtccactgccattgctgctCGGCGTACCGCTGCCGTTCATCTGTCCACCCGGTGTCTGGCCATTGGTCACAGTCGGTGGTGGCACCCCCACTCCGCcatgctgcggcggcggcacactCTTCGGCAGTTTGCTGTAGTCCGCTTGAGAAACGGAATTGTTCCGACTGCAGTGGTTTTTCGGATGGTGTTGCGTGttgtgtggttgtggttgaGGTTGTGTGTGGATGGGTGATTGCATTATGGGGGGACAAGTGTCGTACAAAAACATTTGATGAGCACAAAACATAagcaagaaagagaaaaagaattTCACATAATTATAAGGACATGTGTGTGTTACAATATGTTTCAAATGTAATATGCAGAGGGGTCTATTTGGCATACAAAACTCTTAGATTACGAGtatattcattatttattgcactttcTGGGTTCAGggttttatgtacataagaaAATAGGCAgaatttggtttggttttgggatAAATCAGCTATAAATtctcaaaaaagaaaaacataattCTAAATAGGTTGGAATTTCATTTGGTGCATTTTCGTtatcgtttttcttttcagaCGAGCGTGTCGTAGGCGGACACACTGGACAACAGGGCTGGTGGTGGCATCATGGAAGCATGCAGACGTGGCGCAGCTATGGGTCGCCGATCGTAGCCTCCTCCTTTCGAGGACAGACGCAAACGATGGCTGCTGATTTGCTGCTGATTCAGCTGAAGGGCACAGGGCAGCGGCAGATTCAGAGGCAAAtgctggggcagtggcaggggcctGGGAAAAGGCGCAGGCGAGAGCTTGGACGAGGTGGGTGAGAGCGAgtgcattaaatgcaaatggtgCAAATGGGGCACATGTAAATGATAGCGTCTAATGGGACATGAcacatattataaatatatttatacagagatagagagagaagaagataCAAACGCAATCGAGAAATGCATGCGAAAGTGAAACGAAACACCAAcggagcaggagagagagaaagtaaAGAGTTTCTTTATATTACAACCGAGTCAAGGGCTATATACACAGACTCCCAAGAGCGGATAAATGTCCCAGGATAATCCCAAACATTACCTGTATTTGCCGTAATCCGTTTTGGTCTCCACCAAAGGCTTGCGGGGACTACCTTCCAGCCCCAAATTCGAGGGTCGCTGTGGTGTGCCATTGCGTGGATCTATAAGAAAAATCAAAGTTCCATCGGTTAGATCAGAGTTGAAAGATTTAACGGTTTGTTAGACTTGCCTATATTACGGGACGCATTCATTTCATGATAATGAGGTCTGCCTGGACTGCTCTGGCGATTCAGATCGTTGGCACCTCCAAAGCTGCGGTGATCGTGAGGTGTGCGGCCATAATCATGCGATTGGCCAACAGGCGGCAAGGGACGACCActaaaaaatggcaacaaatgaTTACAATTACTTAATTGTTGATTAAATCAAAGATTGTCTCTGACTTACCTTGCATTTGGCACTGATTTGAGATCGTCGGGCGCATTGGGACCCAATCTGCCCAGGTTCTGCATTGCCATCTGCGTATTGTTGTACGAATCGTAGCTGGACACACTGTCATAGGTGGAGGCACCACCACCGTTGGCTTTCAGCTGGGCGGGACTGCCCATGGCCGCGTTCATGCGTGCCTGTCGCTCCAAAGAGgcttggtgctgctgctgctgttgttgttgctgctggcgttcAATGGTATCGGCAGTGGACCCAGATCCGACCAGGGCATTGCGGGTTATGTACTCCGCCTGGACATCGTCCTGGACCACTGGCTTGCCGAACAGACGCTCCTGTGCGGATCGGCCCAGAGTGCCGCCCGAGCTGCCATTGCGCGATGAGGAGCCCGAAGTGTTTAGTGGAAGATCTCCGGGCTTGGACTGACGATCGATGCGTGGTGGCAGATCGGGTGCATTGATGCCATAGAGGGACTGTGGTCTTGCTGTGGCAGGAtctcctcctggctgctgctgctgctgtggcacacTGGTGCCGTAGATCGCGTACTTGCTGGCATCAACTGTTTGGCGTCGATTGGCTGGGTTCCCTGGAACACCATGATCGTAGGGTACCTGCGTTGGAGAACGGTGCAATCACCAGTGCATTTCGTGTGGATTGAAGATTGAAGGGTTGCGAAATAGATTAGATACTGAGAAACGGATCTTTGATGGTATTAGAGATTGGGCGCTTGAAAAACTCGAGATGTTCTTTGgtttcttctgtttctgatcgtttttttgtggttttagtgGAAGCGCATGCTTGAACTGATTGGTTGTatctgtttgtctttttttgtggcctcTTACCGTATATGGAGGTGGTAGTCCTTCACCAATTATGTCTCTATCCCTATCCAAGTTATCCTGATTAGTGGCAATCGATGGATCTGAGCTCGCTTTCACCAACTGCGGCAAATTGCCAAGCGACAATGATGCGGATGGGCCCGGACTCAGTTCCAAATCAGATTCGGGACTTGATGCATACGATAGACGGGATGTGGTCATGGGGAATAGGAAATCATCGGAGAGGGATTCTACGGGCTGGGGTTTTGTTCGTTTCGGGatgtgattttgttttttgaggtTCGTTTGGTTAGGCGCAAATTTGTTGGCAGTaagttataaatattttagcaataaaaattgttgtaattttttggTATTGAATTTAACGCGTTGAGAGAGCAACCAAAacatttggtattttttttggtattttggtATTTGATAAAAcgcaagaacagcaacaagaaacgTTGATGAAACATAACAGATTAtgcgattgattgattgagaGACGATTGATTGCGTTCGATTGCCAAgcatttggtttgtttgtagatgtgtgtgtgagtg from Drosophila subobscura isolate 14011-0131.10 chromosome O, UCBerk_Dsub_1.0, whole genome shotgun sequence encodes:
- the LOC117898296 gene encoding armadillo-like helical domain-containing protein 3 encodes the protein MTSRKRSGSGSTKRPKEKVVYIYELLCRGEDPSTESPEFWNEFFLLQPNFEALENEIGKLNSEMLQVVKPNLNTLFQKCIEMLNTEDHPKRLCNSLQTLCSLFYGIFKKSNTDPPFNIVNEIFGHEKMDEWLKLMMQYCNRILLGDVTENARFMCLKLLQVLVTGTDNVNQNALFEHLMMHSMFDAFVRLLSDPTFRTQHGHDIVILLTILVNYRKHEATNPYVVQLSILADELALNGYGQMISQSLIDFCRQYIQSLNNVQSSSWFSSLSNIVGNMFVSDEGCERVQQIKANNGLLLALYEAVHLNRNFITTLAHTQAESSAPPSPSNTLSLAQPVPDLSNAPIIDITQYPTNLLVAVFQYCSIVMQDNKNESSIANLKLCFLILTCISEDQYANSMMHDSNLTFKVMLHRAQMRHRKLNVDRVGKSQPLAATLLDLLVEFIVSHLMKKFPMELYLLCIGVIHRILCYQKRCRVRLNYPWKELWSALIGLLRFLVNQEQTLVKKCNIFHLSLQVVNIFNLFITYGDTFLATTNSYDELYYELNREEKVFTEIHAMVLRYTTMGECEYKDDVIKLLNSLVNILAIVKHFQNKIKEWLAEQGLSTPTEEQILDVVRKNYDLTLKLQDSLDQYERYAETPLHTNFFKLMVRDVVNDTRKHIYGYVKEAVSVIPEQEVLLTTMTSSAATPTTPATPATPATPSTPTALTAAPAT